One Filimonas effusa genomic window carries:
- a CDS encoding plasmid mobilization protein codes for MKQIEKSKYTRRVTIRFKPEEFQQVEAACKSSVHRKLSEYARRVLLNKPVTINYRNQSTDQLLTVLNLIKTELSAIGNNFNQSVHKLHTLDTVPQIKTWVVMNEATKKILMQKVEDIRLRLIQIYESCDRK; via the coding sequence ATGAAGCAGATTGAAAAAAGTAAGTACACGCGCCGCGTTACTATCCGGTTCAAACCGGAAGAATTTCAGCAGGTAGAAGCTGCCTGTAAATCCTCTGTGCATCGAAAGCTTAGCGAATATGCACGGAGGGTTTTGTTAAACAAACCGGTTACTATTAACTACCGGAATCAGTCCACCGATCAATTACTAACTGTCCTTAATCTGATTAAAACAGAGTTGAGTGCCATCGGCAACAACTTCAATCAGTCAGTACATAAGCTGCATACACTAGATACAGTGCCGCAGATAAAAACATGGGTAGTGATGAATGAGGCTACAAAAAAAATACTCATGCAGAAGGTTGAAGATATACGCCTGAGACTTATACAAATCTACGAATCATGCGACCGCAAATAA
- a CDS encoding relaxase/mobilization nuclease domain-containing protein, with protein sequence MNYNEKKVQSGKAVLLDAVNFLKRPHELNIHDKLNRFQKLMDLSEADTKLIHLSLNFHPSEKEKLTPEFLKTLSQEYMEKLGFGNQPFLVYQHFDAGHPHVHIVSTLIRDDGTRINTHNQAKEISEPVRKEMEEKYGLIKADKKENAIERTEALRVSSERVKYGKSETLRSITNVLDDVIDKYKYTSLHELNALLKSYNVMADRGAEGSRVYRNKGLYYRVLDENGHKQGKQIKASDIYSKPTLEYLEKRFKENKLARAQDKKHFTTAIDWHIKQKQGSLQGLKDALKKQSITMEVRRTEAGFVYGLTFISHDKKAVFNGSDLGTGYSAKSILERLGVEQEKPLAKENNKEQAQTKGKDQDKENSPAKQQAAQSPDKSKSNSPMPSSSNSQKTAIAAHEKETIRPEELHKNGNLMQELSGQQSGAEAMDINLKKDEEHHRKRRDQSLER encoded by the coding sequence TTGAACTATAATGAAAAAAAGGTGCAAAGCGGCAAAGCTGTATTGCTGGATGCGGTCAATTTTTTAAAAAGACCGCATGAATTGAATATACATGACAAGCTAAACCGCTTCCAGAAATTAATGGATTTAAGCGAAGCCGATACAAAGCTGATTCATTTATCACTCAATTTTCATCCATCAGAAAAAGAAAAACTGACACCGGAATTTTTAAAAACACTCAGTCAGGAGTACATGGAAAAGCTGGGTTTTGGCAATCAGCCGTTTCTAGTTTACCAGCACTTTGATGCAGGCCACCCGCATGTACACATAGTATCTACACTCATCCGGGATGATGGCACCCGTATAAATACGCACAATCAGGCGAAAGAAATTTCAGAGCCAGTGCGTAAGGAAATGGAAGAAAAATACGGGCTGATCAAAGCAGATAAAAAAGAAAATGCTATTGAACGTACAGAGGCATTACGTGTAAGTTCAGAAAGGGTTAAGTACGGAAAATCGGAAACCCTCCGTAGTATCACTAATGTACTTGACGATGTAATTGATAAATACAAATACACGTCACTCCATGAATTAAATGCGTTACTGAAAAGTTACAATGTAATGGCTGATCGGGGGGCAGAGGGTTCCCGCGTCTATAGAAACAAGGGGCTTTATTACAGGGTGCTGGATGAAAACGGCCATAAACAGGGAAAGCAAATTAAAGCGAGCGACATATACAGCAAACCAACCTTAGAATATTTAGAAAAGCGGTTTAAAGAGAATAAACTGGCGCGGGCGCAGGATAAAAAGCATTTCACCACGGCAATCGACTGGCATATTAAACAGAAGCAGGGCAGCTTACAAGGGTTGAAAGATGCTTTGAAAAAGCAAAGCATAACGATGGAAGTACGCCGCACCGAAGCCGGTTTTGTATATGGCCTCACCTTTATCAGCCATGATAAAAAGGCAGTGTTTAATGGTAGTGATTTAGGCACAGGCTATTCAGCCAAAAGCATTTTGGAACGGCTGGGCGTTGAGCAGGAAAAACCGCTGGCGAAAGAAAACAACAAAGAACAAGCGCAGACTAAAGGTAAAGATCAGGATAAGGAAAATTCACCCGCCAAACAGCAGGCCGCGCAGTCACCGGATAAAAGCAAATCAAACAGCCCTATGCCTTCTTCTTCCAATTCGCAAAAAACTGCTATAGCTGCACATGAAAAGGAAACCATCCGACCGGAAGAATTGCATAAGAACGGCAACTTAATGCAGGAGCTGTCAGGTCAGCAGTCAGGAGCTGAGGCAATGGATATTAACCTGAAAAAAGACGAAGAACACCATAGAAAGCGCAGGGATCAATCATTGGAACGTTAA
- a CDS encoding YWFCY domain-containing protein, which translates to MKNNTNDIGLKKIIELTRAISIIVLLIHFYFYCYGAFKEWHLTASLSDRILDNISKAGLFSSFHKSKFASLAFLLLSLLGAQGRKSEKINYQTALAFLITGTLLYFISALALLITGYAVIAGILYMSVTAAGYILILTGGTLLTRIIKQKLKGDIFNKDNQSFPQEERLLENKYSFNFPAQYNLKGKQRQSHVSIVNPFRNILLEGLPGSGKTLWVVMEIIRQAIYKGYGLCIHDFKAPDLTAFAYNYYLQYKHLYKVEPEFHVLNFDEIQQRCNPLMKESMRDITDAASASRTILLALNPEWQEKTDFWAESSINLFTCIIWFLRLYKGGKYCTLPHSIEMAQTDFDVLFSILSAEPQLQAMVKPFTQAMKEDAGKQLVGQVSGALIGLSKLATPNLYYVLSGDDFAMTINDPKAPKIVCIANNPQKASIYSPIISLYLNNLQKLLKEQEDQPCAIMLEEFANISWPYLDKFLAVCRSYLVSVTMVIQDSSQLVAAYGKQQADVILNIVGNIISGQVAGQGAKDLSERFGKIMQDRESLAINSSDTSITRSKQLDYAIPQSVISTLSAGEFVGVVADNPDQRIDLKMFHSNFTLDSGRIKKADYQQLPKKNISSAIILDTFLQIKKDGKLIRESEMERLVNTPELNEFIITRK; encoded by the coding sequence ATGAAAAATAATACCAACGACATAGGATTAAAGAAAATCATTGAGCTGACAAGAGCAATAAGCATAATTGTACTGCTAATACATTTTTACTTTTACTGCTACGGCGCATTTAAGGAATGGCACCTTACAGCCAGCTTGTCGGATCGCATATTAGACAACATAAGTAAGGCGGGTTTATTCAGCAGCTTCCATAAGTCAAAGTTTGCATCTTTGGCTTTCCTGCTACTTTCATTGCTGGGCGCGCAAGGCCGCAAATCAGAAAAGATCAATTACCAAACAGCACTTGCCTTCCTGATTACTGGCACACTACTGTATTTTATTAGTGCGTTAGCCCTATTAATTACAGGCTATGCTGTGATTGCGGGCATACTTTATATGTCCGTTACCGCCGCTGGCTATATACTCATTTTAACAGGCGGCACCTTGCTAACACGGATTATAAAGCAAAAACTGAAAGGGGATATTTTTAATAAAGACAACCAAAGTTTCCCACAGGAAGAGCGGCTTTTGGAAAACAAATACAGCTTTAATTTTCCAGCGCAGTACAACTTAAAAGGAAAGCAGCGGCAAAGCCACGTTTCCATTGTTAATCCCTTCCGTAATATTTTATTAGAGGGCCTGCCCGGATCTGGCAAAACACTATGGGTGGTTATGGAAATAATACGCCAAGCCATTTACAAAGGATACGGGCTATGTATCCATGATTTTAAAGCTCCTGACCTTACAGCTTTTGCCTACAACTATTACCTGCAATACAAACACCTGTATAAAGTAGAACCTGAATTTCATGTATTGAACTTTGATGAAATACAGCAGCGGTGTAATCCTTTAATGAAAGAATCCATGCGGGATATTACAGATGCCGCCTCAGCATCCAGAACGATTTTGTTAGCATTAAATCCAGAGTGGCAGGAAAAAACTGATTTTTGGGCAGAATCTTCCATCAACCTTTTTACCTGTATTATCTGGTTTCTCCGCCTCTATAAAGGCGGTAAGTATTGTACACTGCCACATAGTATTGAAATGGCCCAGACCGATTTCGATGTACTGTTTTCTATTCTTTCAGCCGAACCCCAGCTACAGGCAATGGTTAAACCGTTTACACAGGCTATGAAAGAAGATGCAGGCAAGCAGCTTGTGGGGCAGGTATCGGGGGCGCTTATCGGTCTATCCAAACTGGCAACCCCGAATCTTTATTATGTTCTGTCTGGTGATGATTTTGCAATGACCATTAATGACCCGAAAGCGCCGAAAATTGTTTGCATCGCCAATAATCCGCAGAAGGCATCTATATATAGCCCTATTATTTCTCTGTACTTAAACAACCTGCAAAAACTCCTGAAAGAACAGGAAGACCAACCCTGTGCGATCATGTTAGAGGAGTTCGCTAATATTTCATGGCCGTATTTGGACAAATTTTTGGCAGTGTGCAGGTCTTATCTGGTTTCAGTAACAATGGTGATACAGGATTCAAGCCAGCTCGTAGCAGCATACGGCAAGCAGCAGGCAGATGTGATATTAAACATTGTCGGAAACATCATTTCCGGTCAGGTTGCCGGGCAAGGAGCAAAAGACCTATCAGAACGCTTTGGCAAAATCATGCAAGACCGTGAGAGCCTTGCGATCAATAGCAGTGATACATCAATTACACGGTCAAAACAGCTTGATTATGCAATACCTCAGTCGGTAATATCCACTTTATCAGCGGGGGAGTTCGTCGGAGTTGTGGCAGACAATCCCGATCAGAGAATTGATCTAAAGATGTTCCATTCAAACTTTACACTCGATAGCGGCAGAATTAAAAAAGCAGACTACCAGCAGCTACCGAAAAAGAATATTTCTTCCGCCATTATCCTGGACACCTTCTTACAAATCAAAAAAGACGGGAAATTAATAAGGGAAAGCGAAATGGAGAGGCTGGTTAATACACCAGAATTGAACGAATTTATTATTACGAGGAAGTAA